A window of Ignavibacterium sp. contains these coding sequences:
- a CDS encoding NFACT RNA binding domain-containing protein, with protein sequence MLKSYFFLNRHIVELREVFINKKIKSIFTQEKEKLVIEFEDEEHLFLEFCVNHSLPYFLMRDFYIRAKKNSLELFEPLKGKTINDIFIASNDRIIAFYFNDASILFFTIRGKFTNVYLKTTADFSSFKKIESEDLTNIENEVINKNYINEFHSLDFTEEDYLLDIDSIKIKYPFIGKDIFQYAKAIGSKSLIDGIRKVVGIIKNNNPIVIVDYNNYDIKISFKDLPITDSENKVYEFDNSNDALLLYIKEIHHLASVKEKKDIILKHIERELKRISNKQNNLLTIIERGSKEEDYNRLGNILLININKIHSGMNSITLDDIYESDQTIEIKLDPKLSPKENVNRYFEKAKESKTQYHKAIELIENVSREKDKLIEFKNKTSNSSSIKELEQIAKGLKIKMKTEKNIQESISEKFKHYIVDNKYKVYVGKDSKSNDLLTLKFAKQNDYWFHARAVPGSHVVLRVENTKEPIPKSVLKKVASLAAYHSKAKTAGLVPVSYTFKKYVVKRKGMEPGKVALLKEDTILVTPEIPEGVEFVDE encoded by the coding sequence ATGTTAAAGAGCTATTTCTTCCTTAATCGTCACATAGTCGAATTAAGAGAAGTTTTTATTAATAAAAAAATAAAATCAATCTTCACTCAGGAGAAGGAAAAACTTGTTATTGAATTTGAAGATGAAGAACATCTTTTTCTGGAGTTCTGTGTTAATCATTCTCTTCCCTACTTTCTGATGAGAGATTTTTATATCCGTGCTAAGAAAAATTCATTAGAGTTATTCGAACCTCTGAAAGGTAAAACTATCAACGATATTTTTATTGCAAGCAACGACAGAATTATTGCTTTCTATTTTAATGATGCTTCAATATTGTTTTTTACAATACGAGGAAAGTTTACAAATGTTTATCTCAAAACAACGGCTGATTTTTCATCCTTCAAAAAAATTGAAAGCGAAGATTTAACAAACATTGAGAATGAAGTAATAAACAAAAATTACATAAATGAATTTCATTCACTCGATTTTACTGAAGAAGATTATTTGCTTGATATTGATTCAATTAAAATAAAATATCCTTTTATCGGAAAGGATATTTTTCAATATGCAAAAGCCATCGGTTCGAAGAGTTTAATTGATGGTATTAGGAAAGTTGTTGGAATCATCAAAAACAATAATCCAATCGTCATTGTGGATTATAACAACTACGATATAAAAATATCATTCAAAGATTTGCCCATAACTGATTCTGAAAATAAAGTTTATGAATTTGATAATTCAAACGATGCACTTTTGCTTTATATCAAGGAAATACATCACCTTGCATCGGTTAAAGAGAAAAAAGATATAATCTTGAAGCACATTGAAAGAGAACTTAAAAGAATTTCAAATAAACAGAATAATCTTTTAACAATCATCGAGCGAGGAAGTAAAGAAGAAGATTATAATCGCCTGGGAAATATTTTATTGATCAATATTAATAAGATTCATTCCGGAATGAATTCTATAACTTTAGATGACATCTATGAAAGTGATCAAACTATAGAAATCAAACTTGACCCAAAATTATCACCAAAAGAAAATGTTAATCGCTATTTTGAAAAAGCTAAAGAAAGTAAAACACAATATCACAAAGCAATCGAATTGATTGAAAATGTAAGTAGAGAAAAAGACAAATTGATTGAGTTCAAAAATAAAACTTCAAACTCCTCAAGCATTAAAGAACTTGAACAAATTGCAAAAGGACTCAAAATAAAAATGAAAACAGAAAAGAATATTCAAGAATCCATTTCGGAAAAATTCAAACACTATATAGTAGATAATAAGTATAAAGTTTATGTGGGAAAAGATAGTAAATCCAACGACCTACTGACATTGAAATTTGCCAAACAGAATGACTATTGGTTTCATGCCAGAGCAGTGCCTGGTTCTCATGTTGTTCTAAGAGTTGAGAACACAAAAGAACCTATTCCCAAATCAGTGCTTAAAAAAGTAGCTTCATTGGCGGCATATCATAGCAAAGCAAAAACAGCTGGATTAGTTCCTGTTTCATATACATTCAAAAAATATGTTGTTAAAAGAAAAGGAATGGAACCAGGGAAAGTTGCTTTACTTAAAGAAGATACCATTCTTGTAACACCGGAAATTCCTGAAGGTGTCGAATTTGTTGATGAGTAA
- a CDS encoding OmpA family protein: MKKHIIFFLVLLFLSNNSYSQFKEWGTKLGLRYNQILPVNEFNPIDQLNFSNYQFAWLAQGFLAFELTKATELQLTAGYGFYRGSDNTNYIYRTDIIPLDIRLRISPFDVKGWNPYFYFGGGGMNFTVKDFPRSISPESVNESGWTGYFPAGIGSEFAISDYVLLDFSFGGAYTLSDDLNYFKEDEIHDFMLSASLGITFTGESGSSDRDKDGLTKNQEESLGTNPKNPDSDADGLKDGEEVNKYQTNPLQPDTDLDGLSDYDEIFKFHTNPLLADTDGDGLTDFEELNKYKTDPLIQDTDIDGLNDGEEIIKYFTDPLKADMDMDGMTDKEELLIYLTDPKKSDSDSDKLNDAEEVIKYRTNPLKADSDDDGLNDYDEIFKYKTNPLDTDTDGGSVDDKTEVERGTDPLNAEDDVVKVGVPIVLEGIYFETGKADITAESEFTLRKALTTLQSYPEIVVEISGHTDITGLYKKNIELSQKRANAVRDWLIRNGIDPARIIAKGYGPDRPIASNDTPEGRQKNRRIEFTRIK, encoded by the coding sequence ATGAAAAAACATATTATATTTTTTTTAGTCCTATTATTCCTTAGCAATAACTCATATTCGCAATTCAAGGAATGGGGCACAAAATTAGGATTAAGATATAATCAAATTCTTCCCGTTAATGAATTTAATCCAATTGATCAGTTGAATTTCAGTAACTATCAGTTTGCCTGGTTAGCACAGGGATTTTTAGCTTTTGAACTTACTAAAGCTACAGAGCTTCAATTAACTGCTGGTTATGGTTTTTACAGAGGTTCAGATAATACAAATTACATTTACCGAACTGACATCATACCACTTGATATAAGATTAAGAATCAGTCCATTCGATGTAAAAGGTTGGAATCCATATTTTTATTTTGGTGGTGGCGGTATGAATTTTACTGTTAAGGATTTTCCAAGATCAATTTCACCAGAATCTGTCAATGAAAGTGGTTGGACAGGATATTTCCCTGCTGGAATAGGTAGTGAGTTTGCGATTAGCGATTATGTTCTTTTAGATTTTTCTTTTGGAGGCGCCTACACTTTAAGTGATGACTTGAATTATTTCAAAGAAGATGAGATACATGATTTTATGCTTTCTGCTTCACTTGGAATAACATTTACTGGTGAGAGCGGAAGCTCAGACAGAGATAAAGATGGATTAACAAAAAACCAGGAAGAAAGTCTTGGCACAAATCCAAAAAATCCTGATTCAGATGCGGATGGTTTGAAAGATGGCGAGGAAGTTAATAAGTATCAGACTAATCCACTTCAACCAGATACTGATCTTGATGGTTTAAGCGATTATGATGAAATATTTAAGTTTCATACAAATCCCCTTCTGGCTGATACTGATGGAGATGGACTAACTGATTTTGAAGAATTGAATAAATACAAAACCGATCCATTAATTCAGGATACAGATATCGATGGATTAAATGATGGAGAAGAAATAATCAAATACTTTACTGATCCTCTTAAAGCTGATATGGATATGGATGGAATGACTGACAAAGAGGAGTTGTTAATTTATCTGACTGATCCAAAGAAATCTGATAGTGATTCTGATAAATTGAATGACGCAGAAGAAGTAATTAAATACAGAACAAATCCTCTGAAAGCTGATTCGGATGATGATGGACTTAACGATTACGATGAAATATTTAAGTATAAAACCAATCCTCTTGATACAGACACGGATGGTGGTTCTGTTGATGATAAAACCGAAGTTGAGAGAGGAACTGATCCACTTAATGCAGAAGATGATGTTGTTAAAGTTGGAGTTCCAATAGTACTTGAAGGAATTTACTTTGAAACAGGCAAAGCAGATATCACTGCAGAATCTGAATTCACTTTAAGAAAAGCATTGACTACTCTGCAAAGTTATCCTGAAATTGTAGTTGAAATAAGTGGACACACGGATATAACAGGACTTTATAAAAAGAACATCGAGCTATCACAAAAAAGAGCTAATGCAGTGCGAGACTGGTTGATAAGAAATGGAATTGACCCTGCAAGAATTATTGCAAAAGGCTACGGACCGGATAGACCAATTGCCTCAAATGATACTCCTGAAGGAAGGCAAAAGAACAGGCGAATTGAATTTACAAGAATCAAGTAA
- a CDS encoding OmpA family protein — MRKLSYFVLLVVLVAFSQQNYAQLKDYGYKFGLRGNILFPENEFANLGFSGNDNFSFDWYKGSWLGEAFIGFELTKALELSINGGYGKYAGKAYFDDANNTFGEYETKLVPLHLRLRISPFNLSDWNPYLYLGAGAVSYTVSTKPSIVGGKATEDEGWAAFVPAGIGAEFALTENVILDFALGGAMTSTYDLDAYRAGSDDIWDSYFNASLGLSFVGENCEVDKDNDGLGKCLEKQIGTDPMNPDTDGDGLSDGDEYLNYKTNPLNKDTDADGLSDYDEVKVYKTNPLVADTDGEGLNDGDEVLKHKTDPLKADTDNDGLNDNEEVMKYKTDPLKADTDGDGLKDGDEVMKYKTDPLKVDTDGDGLSDGDEVMKYKTNPLNKDTDGGTVEDGVEVKRGTDPLNAEDDVVKVGVPIILEGITFDVNKSTIKPESEETLMKALKTLQTYPEIEVEIGGHTDSDGSAKSNLKLSQARADAVKAWLVEKGIDPKRITTKGYGEDKPIADNKTKEGKAKNRRIEFTRIK, encoded by the coding sequence ATGAGAAAACTATCTTACTTTGTTCTGTTAGTAGTTTTGGTGGCATTTAGTCAACAAAACTACGCACAATTAAAAGACTACGGATATAAATTTGGTCTCCGTGGTAATATTCTTTTCCCTGAAAACGAATTTGCTAACCTCGGTTTCAGCGGAAATGATAACTTCAGCTTCGATTGGTATAAAGGTTCCTGGCTCGGTGAAGCTTTCATCGGCTTTGAATTAACAAAAGCTCTGGAACTTTCTATCAATGGTGGTTATGGTAAATATGCTGGTAAGGCATATTTTGATGATGCTAATAATACATTTGGTGAATATGAAACCAAATTAGTTCCGCTCCACCTCAGATTAAGAATCAGTCCATTTAATTTATCCGATTGGAATCCTTACCTGTATTTAGGCGCCGGAGCTGTAAGTTACACTGTTAGCACAAAACCTTCAATCGTTGGTGGTAAAGCTACAGAAGATGAAGGTTGGGCTGCATTCGTTCCCGCAGGAATAGGTGCTGAATTTGCATTAACTGAAAATGTTATTTTAGATTTTGCTCTTGGTGGTGCAATGACTTCTACTTATGATCTTGATGCATACAGAGCTGGTTCAGATGATATTTGGGACTCTTATTTCAATGCTTCTCTCGGTCTTTCATTTGTCGGTGAAAACTGCGAAGTTGATAAAGATAATGACGGTTTAGGAAAATGTCTTGAAAAACAAATTGGTACTGACCCAATGAATCCGGATACAGATGGTGATGGTCTTTCAGACGGTGATGAATATTTGAACTATAAAACTAATCCTTTAAATAAGGATACTGATGCTGATGGATTGAGTGATTACGATGAAGTTAAAGTTTACAAGACCAATCCTTTAGTTGCTGATACTGACGGAGAAGGATTAAATGATGGTGATGAAGTTCTGAAGCATAAGACCGATCCGTTGAAAGCTGATACTGATAACGATGGTCTTAATGACAATGAAGAAGTAATGAAATACAAGACTGATCCATTAAAAGCTGATACTGATGGTGATGGATTAAAAGATGGTGATGAAGTAATGAAATACAAGACTGATCCATTGAAAGTTGACACTGACGGTGATGGATTAAGCGATGGTGATGAAGTAATGAAATACAAGACCAATCCGTTGAATAAAGATACAGACGGTGGAACAGTTGAAGATGGTGTTGAAGTAAAACGTGGCACCGATCCATTAAATGCTGAAGATGATGTTGTTAAAGTTGGTGTTCCGATTATTCTTGAAGGAATTACCTTCGATGTAAATAAATCTACAATTAAACCTGAATCTGAAGAGACTTTAATGAAAGCACTCAAGACTCTTCAAACTTATCCGGAAATTGAAGTTGAAATCGGTGGACACACTGACAGCGATGGTAGTGCTAAGAGCAACCTTAAGTTATCACAAGCAAGAGCAGACGCAGTTAAAGCTTGGTTAGTTGAAAAAGGAATTGATCCGAAGAGAATTACTACAAAAGGTTATGGTGAAGACAAACCTATTGCTGATAACAAGACAAAAGAAGGTAAAGCAAAGAACAGAAGAATTGAATTTACAAGAATCAAGTAA
- a CDS encoding WYL domain-containing transcriptional regulator encodes MFDFQTKFKRQIEILGICLSEQAQRPIRTFDLAEFFGVEELTIKRDLSELRSYGIDIHSTKREGVCVHTEFSKQKLVDIILDYTSLNHNDYALDKSTSLLVEKLGTNALSILVALQLCIDKEEIAIIDYNKIGTMVEQRKEVEPLLIFQSDGSWRLLAVNDGKIKQYLIDKITRVRNTGKKFQKSNYDVADLFKYSWKSWLGQEKHEVKLWLSKTWAERIKPRMLVANQKITKLEDGAIIFECTVNSLNEIAGWIVSRGEGVKVLEPEELKETVINLAKGTLANYPDE; translated from the coding sequence ATGTTCGACTTTCAGACCAAATTCAAACGACAGATTGAAATTCTTGGAATCTGTCTTTCCGAACAGGCACAAAGACCTATCCGTACCTTCGACTTAGCTGAATTTTTCGGAGTAGAGGAATTAACCATTAAAAGAGATTTGAGTGAACTCAGATCTTATGGAATTGATATTCATTCTACAAAAAGGGAAGGTGTTTGTGTTCACACAGAATTTTCGAAGCAAAAACTTGTTGATATTATTCTGGATTACACTTCATTAAATCACAATGATTATGCACTCGATAAATCAACATCTCTTCTGGTTGAAAAGCTTGGAACAAATGCATTAAGTATTCTTGTTGCACTACAACTTTGTATAGACAAAGAAGAGATTGCCATTATTGATTACAATAAAATCGGGACGATGGTAGAGCAAAGAAAAGAAGTTGAACCTCTGCTTATTTTTCAAAGTGATGGAAGCTGGCGACTTCTTGCAGTGAATGACGGAAAGATTAAACAATACCTTATTGATAAAATTACAAGAGTAAGAAATACAGGAAAGAAATTTCAGAAATCTAATTATGATGTTGCTGATTTATTTAAATACTCGTGGAAAAGCTGGCTTGGTCAGGAGAAGCACGAAGTGAAGTTATGGCTTTCAAAAACCTGGGCTGAAAGAATAAAACCGAGAATGCTTGTAGCAAATCAGAAAATTACAAAACTAGAAGACGGCGCAATAATTTTTGAATGTACGGTAAATTCGCTTAACGAAATTGCCGGCTGGATTGTAAGCAGGGGAGAAGGAGTGAAAGTTCTCGAACCTGAAGAATTAAAAGAAACAGTTATAAATCTCGCAAAAGGAACGCTCGCAAATTATCCTGATGAATAA
- a CDS encoding DUF6569 family protein, whose product MQVQILSFNKHKRLSVVQFASTEQNTFDYISGPAAISKNLIEVREVSITGSVNNLELVNLSDKYVFFMDGDILVGAKQNRVLNTSVFVAPNSKINLPVSCVEQGRWRSISDKFRSSDYVSPDRIRAQKLKAVTTNLKRGRGHFADQGEVWDSVNEYSLELNAFSVSSDLTDIMNKRRESLDSFIDKFPLNEKANGLAIFTDNSPLSIDLFNRIDIYREYYPKRLRSAATEVYNLKDKENKITEAEAKFKTLNLFDELEKLEFTVHNGVGVGREKRYDSNKLVALELSYNEHLIHFTLLNLEPVKN is encoded by the coding sequence ATGCAAGTTCAAATTCTTTCTTTCAACAAGCACAAGAGGCTTTCAGTCGTTCAGTTTGCAAGCACTGAGCAGAATACTTTTGATTACATTTCCGGTCCCGCAGCGATTTCAAAAAACCTCATCGAGGTTCGCGAAGTCAGTATTACAGGCAGTGTAAATAATCTTGAGTTGGTTAATCTTTCCGATAAATATGTTTTCTTTATGGATGGAGATATACTTGTCGGTGCAAAACAGAATCGAGTACTAAACACAAGTGTTTTTGTTGCTCCAAATTCAAAAATCAATTTGCCTGTAAGCTGTGTTGAACAAGGCAGATGGCGTTCCATTTCTGACAAGTTCAGATCGAGTGATTATGTTTCTCCTGACAGAATCAGAGCACAGAAGTTAAAAGCAGTTACAACAAATCTTAAAAGAGGTCGCGGACATTTTGCAGATCAGGGAGAAGTCTGGGATTCAGTTAACGAATATTCGCTGGAATTAAATGCCTTTTCAGTAAGCAGTGATTTAACTGACATAATGAATAAAAGACGAGAATCACTCGATAGCTTTATTGATAAGTTTCCACTGAATGAAAAAGCAAATGGATTGGCAATCTTTACAGATAATTCTCCTCTGAGTATTGATTTGTTCAATCGTATTGATATTTATCGCGAATACTATCCAAAGAGATTGAGAAGTGCAGCTACGGAGGTTTATAATCTGAAGGATAAGGAAAACAAGATAACCGAAGCGGAAGCTAAATTCAAAACACTCAATCTTTTTGATGAACTGGAGAAACTGGAATTTACAGTTCACAATGGAGTAGGTGTCGGGCGTGAAAAAAGATATGACAGCAATAAATTAGTTGCGTTGGAGTTGTCTTACAATGAGCATTTAATTCATTTCACTTTACTCAATCTCGAACCGGTTAAAAACTGA